The genomic window GGGTTCAAAGGACTCCAGGACACCTTGGAAGCATCATTTATTTAAGTTAGATACATATTATATGTACGAAGGCATTTCATTTACACAAGATTCTTGACGCTACCTGATACTTGCGCAAGCAAGTTATTTGTCACGAACGAACGTGTGAGTGAGTTGCTCTTGGCTTCCCTTGGAGCCGTCAAGGGAAAACAACGGAGCGCTTAGCGTAGGCGTTAGTATAATAGCAGACGTAATTCACAAACTTAAAACGTACATAAACGTTGTTATATCAACATTATTAGAATAAAAGTAGCGGGATAAATATTTCACGACCAAATAGTATCTAATCTATACGTTCAACACCAAGCAATCACACGTCATAACACTTCGTATAGCCCCGTTAAAATGAGTTCTAAGAGGCTTTGAACTATGTCACGTAAATTATGTCACGACTAGCTAAAACTTCTTATAACGTATTTTAACGTAATAAAAACCAGCAGACTACAATTAAGTAATCTACTGGCCTGCTTTTTATGACTTTTCTTTCTCAATTCCCCACTCAGCAGCATTTAACTTATCCTTAACGTCAAGGTCTTTGTTGGCCGCAACAGTAACCTCATTATCATTTTTACAATGAGTAAATCTATCTGGGTCAAACAAAAGCATCTTATTATAAAACTTTTCACCATCAACGATTGTTCCTACACGCGTCCCATCGTTTTCAACATCTAAACTTATAGGTGTACCCGATAAACTTTTAATAACTTCGTCCTTACTCATATATTCTTTATTAACTTCTGTCATTTAAATGACCACCTTACTTTTATATTTGAATAGACTTCCTCTATCCACTTTATAATATAACGATCAAGTGATAATAAATCACAATATAATAAAATAACTTAGTTAACATAATCCCCATTAATCAAAGTACCCCTACTAACACCGTGTTAGCAGGGGTACTTGTTTTTTACTTTGTGAAATTAAATTGGTCTAGGTAAAACGATCAAATCAAAGCCTATTTTAACAGCATTCTTATTTTAGGAAAGTTAGTGAATTCTAGCCAATGGTGGAACCTGATCACGGCTAACTTTCTTATAATTAGTCACACCAAATTTAGGATTATATGTAATTCTAATGATCTGTCCCTTATGAAATGGCCCTAAATCATCAGCAACCGTGTGAACCTCTAACCGTTGCCGATTCCCATACTTATCTTTAGCAATACCACGATAAACATAGCCGTTCTGTGTAATCCCAACCGGAACTGTTACAGGAAATGATTCACTACTACCATTAACTCGCATGTAGTAATAATCACCACCATACCGATAAATATGCCACCCAATACTTAAAACTGTAACTCCAACTAGGAAAACAACCAAGACACTTTCTATCCAATGATTTTTAATTGCAGACTTACTCAAAAACAAATCCCCCTAAACTCTATAAAAACACTTAAAACTAACTTGACTTTGGTTTCGCCCTTTGCTGTTCAGAACGCTTGAACCTGAGCGGGATATAGTTTTCCCCTTGTTTTGCGAAGAAGAAAACTTTTTGTTGTTCGTCACGAATCACCGTCACGTAAAAACACTTGTATTGTTACTATTGCGCTTGTAGATTAGCCTAACTAATTTAGCCTATAAAAAAAGCACCCTTTATAGGTGCCAGCAATCATTTATTTTTAGTTGTTTGGATCACTGGCCTTGCGTAATCGCCCTGTACTTTCGTACTGCTTTACCGCCCGCCCCGTACGTGGGGCCACCGTTCGGAACCAACCTAAATACAAGTATAGGTTAATTCCTAGTGGGAGTTTATAGCGGCGGCTCTCACTTGACCTGTCGACTTGTTTCATTAGCTCCGCTAACCGGCTGTCAGTCCTCGAAAGGTAAGATTAGTTGGCTTGGCTAGAATGTTGCCACTCTAGTAACGGGGCTTGGCTCCCCCGTGATCCAGAAAAATTCAACTCTACCCACTTGAAAAATCTTACAATAGTAGGTAAAATGAACACATAAACTTTGATAAGGGTTATGTGTTCCCCCGGTGGTGACCGAGGGAATTTTTTTGTCTATTCAATTTAGTTACAAACAGTATTATACCCCTTTGCCGATAATATGACAAAGGGGTATTTTTAACGTCTTAGCCAGCCGAATAAGCCCTTTTTAAGCGTTTTTGTTTCTTCCCACTTAGAATTACTCTCGGTAGGCTTTAAAACGTCTGTATCGTCGTTTTGCGAGGGGCTATCGTCCTTTGAGGGGGTGTTGTTCGTAGAGGTATCAAGTAATTTTTCGTTTTGACGGTTAGTAGACAAATTGAGCTGTTGTTGCTGGTCAAGTAATTGAGTTAGCTTTTCAATTTGTCTATCCTTTTTGTCTAGTTGACGTCGAATTATATCAAGAACTTTATCGTCAATTGGTGACGTTTTTTCTTGTTTAGCCTTGGTGTTACTATTTGCATAGTATTTACGAATAGCATTGACAGCACTATCGTCAATTACATATCTATCATTGCTGTCTTTTGAGGGTTTTTCGTTGTCATCAAGCATATCAATGATTTGATAAACCCTTGCACGTGATATCTTCAAATCTTTAGCTATTGAAGATATTGTCTTATTTGCCATTTTACGTCATCCTTTACGTTAGTCTATACGTTTATATTAACATAGTTAATCAAGGTGAACACTGAACGAGGGCTTAGAACACGTCTCTCAACATATGATATATATCCTATCGCGGAGATTTTTAAGAATAGTGGCTGTTTTGGCTCGATATGGACGGCTGCCTTTCTGACCAGTATAATTCTATTACGCCAATTAGTTAGTACATATTACTACCAAAAGAAGGAGTAACCCCAAACACATGAAATTAAAAGTTTGGTGGCTAAGCAATCTTATTTGGCTAATCATCTTCAGTATATTAAGCTTTGTAATTTTCATTAGAAAAGTTGCTGGTGCTGGAACGATTCAAACGCCAGCAACTAAATTAGCTGCTTTTATTGTGCTAGTGGTTTTCTTTATTGTTATCATCTTGATCCAACTTGTC from Lactiplantibacillus brownii includes these protein-coding regions:
- a CDS encoding YxeA family protein, producing the protein MSKSAIKNHWIESVLVVFLVGVTVLSIGWHIYRYGGDYYYMRVNGSSESFPVTVPVGITQNGYVYRGIAKDKYGNRQRLEVHTVADDLGPFHKGQIIRITYNPKFGVTNYKKVSRDQVPPLARIH
- a CDS encoding DUF536 domain-containing protein, producing the protein MANKTISSIAKDLKISRARVYQIIDMLDDNEKPSKDSNDRYVIDDSAVNAIRKYYANSNTKAKQEKTSPIDDKVLDIIRRQLDKKDRQIEKLTQLLDQQQQLNLSTNRQNEKLLDTSTNNTPSKDDSPSQNDDTDVLKPTESNSKWEETKTLKKGLFGWLRR
- a CDS encoding DUF3923 family protein, which translates into the protein MKLKVWWLSNLIWLIIFSILSFVIFIRKVAGAGTIQTPATKLAAFIVLVVFFIVIILIQLVLLLFVKHRK